From Camelina sativa cultivar DH55 chromosome 20, Cs, whole genome shotgun sequence, the proteins below share one genomic window:
- the LOC104768843 gene encoding ubiquitin-activating enzyme E1 2-like, whose protein sequence is MESFVAKENVIASASSPKKKRRIDHTESTNKSDGSPMLASNSSGLGLNTGGDETPMDTADNNSNNHEIDEDLHSRQLAVYGRETMRRLFASNVLISGMQGLGAEIAKNIILAGVKSVTLHDENVVELWDLSSNFVFTEEDIGKNRALASVHKLQELNNAVAVSTLTGKLTKEQLSDFQAVVFLDTSFEKATEFDDYCHSHQPPIAFIKADVRGLFGSLFCDFGPHFTVLDVDGEEPHSGIIASVSNENPGFVSCVDDERLEFEDGNLVVFSEVEGMTELNDGKPRKIKNVKPYSFTLEEDTTNYGGYIKGGIVTQVKQPKVLNFKPLREAIKDPGDFLLSDFSKFDRPPLLHLAFQALDKFSSQAGRFPFAGSEEDAQKLVEIATDINESLGEARLEDVNSKLLRHLAFGSRAVLNPMAAIFGGIVGQEVVKACSGKFHPLFQFFYFDSMESLPNEALDASEFRPQNSRYDAQISVFGSTLQKKLEDAKVFVVGAGALGCEFLKNLALMGVSCGTQGKLTVTDDDVIEKSNLSRQFLFRDWNIGQAKSTVAATATTGINSRLNIDALQNRVGPETENVFDDNFWENLTVVVNALDNVTARLYVDSRCVYFQKPLLESGTLGAKCNTQMVIPHLTENYGASRDPPEKQAPMCTVHSFPHNIDHCLTWARSEFEGLLEKTPAEVNAYLSNPAEYMNAMRTAGDAQARDTLGRVLECLEKEKCNSFQDCITWARLRFEDYFANRVKQLCYTFPEDAATSTGAPFWSAPKRFPRPLQFSSTDLSHINFVMAASILRAETFGIPTPEWAKTPTGLADAVERVIVPDFEPRKDATIVTDEKATTLSTASIDDAAIIDELIAKLERCRLSLQPEFRMKTIQFEKDDDTNYHMDMIAGLANMRARNYSVPEVDKLKAKFIAGRIIPAIATSTAMATGFVCLELYKVLDGSHKVEDYRNTFANLALPLFSIAEPVPPKVVKHQDQSWTVWDRWVIKGNPSLRELLKWLKEKGLHAYSISCGSCLLFNSMFPRHKERMDRRVVDLAREVAMVDLPAYRRHVDVVVACEDENDDDVDIPLVSVYYG, encoded by the exons ATGGAATCGTTCGTTGCTAAGGAGAACGTCATCGCATCTGCTTCTTCTCCGAAGAAGAAGCGACGGATCGATCACACTGAGTCTACTAATAAATCTGATGGTTCTCCGATGCTCGCCTCTAACTCTAGCGGCCTCGGTTTGAACACCGGTGGTGACGAGACGCCGATGGACACGGCGGACAACAACTCCAACAATCATGAGATCGATGAAGATCTTCATAGTAGACAGCTCGCTGTTTACGGTCGCGAGACTATGAGGAGGCTTTTCGCTTCCAACGTTCTCATCTCTGGGATGCAAGGCCTTGGTGCTGAGATTG CCAAGAATATAATTCTTGCTGGTGTGAAGTCAGTGACTCTTCATGATGAAAATGTGGTTGAGCTATGGGACTTATCTAGCAACTTTGTTTTCACGGAGGAGGACATTGGTAAGAATAGGGCACTTGCTTCTGTTCACAAGTTGCAAGAACTTAACAATGCCGTAGCTGTCTCCACTTTGACTGGGAAGTTAACCAAAGAGCAGCTTTCTGATTTCCAG GCTGTGGTATTTTTGGATACCTCTTTTGAGAAAGCGACAGAGTTTGATGACTATTGTCATAGTCACCAGCCCCCTATTGCATTCATCAAGGCTGACGTTAGGGGCCTGTTTGGgtctttgttttgtgattttggacCTCATTTTACTGTTCTTGATGTTGATGGGGAGGAACCACATTCTGGCATTATTGCGTCGGTTAGCAATGAAAATCCTGGATTTGTATCGTGTGTAGATGATGAGAGGCTCGAGTTTGAGGATGGAAATCTTGTCGTTTTCTCTGAGGTTGAAGGGATGACCGAGCTAAATGATGGAAAACCAAGGAAGATTAAAAATGTGAAGCCGTATTCATTTACCCTTGAAGAAGACACCACTAACTATGGGGGATATATAAAGGGTGGCATTGTGACTCAGGTTAAGCAACCAAAGGTGCTGAATTTTAAACCTCTTAGAGAAGCAATTAAAGATCCAGGCGACTTTCTTCTGAGTGACTTTTCAAAGTTTGACCGGCCACCTCTTCTCCACTTAGCATTCCAAGCACTTGATAAGTTTTCATCTCAAGCAGGCCGATTTCCGTTTGCTGGTTCAGAAGAAGATGCTCAGAAACTAGTAGAAATTGCAACTGACATTAATGAGAGTTTGGGTGAGGCAAGATTGGAAGATGTCAACTCTAAACTATTGCGGCATTTGGCTTTTGGATCCAGGGCTGTTCTGAATCCTATGGCTGCAATATTTGGTGGCATTGTTGGGCAGGAGGTTGTCAAGGCATGCTCTGGGAAATTCCATCCTCTCTTTCAG TTCTTTTACTTTGATTCAATGGAGTCACTCCCCAACGAAGCTCTTGATGCATCAGAGTTTAGACCACAAAATAGCCGTTATGATGCACAGATCTCTGTATTTGGGTCTACTCTTCAGAAGAAACTCGAGGATGCCAAAGTTTTTGTTGTAGGGGCCGGTGCTCTTGGATGCGAGTTCTTAAAGAACTTGGCTTTGATGGGTGTCTCATGTGGCACTCAAGGAAAGCTAACTGTTACTGATGATGATGTAATTGAGAAGAGTAACCTGAGTCGTCAGTTTCTCTTTCGAGATTGGAACATAGGACAGGCTAAATCCACAGTTGCCGCAACAGCAACAACTGGAATAAATTCGCGTCTCAACATTGATGCTCTGCAAAATCGTGTTGGACCTGAGACCGAGAATGTCTTTGATGACAACTTCTGGGAGAATCTGACAGTTGTTGTCAACGCGCTGGACAATGTCACTGCAAGGCTTTATGTCGATTCAAGGTGTGTGTATTTCCAGAAGCCTCTCCTCGAATCAGGAACCCTAGGTGCAAAGTGCAACACACAGATGGTTATCCCTCATCTCACTGAGAACTATGGTGCCTCGAGAGACCCACCAGAGAAACAAGCTCCGATGTGCACTGTGCACTCATTTCCTCACAACATTGACCATTGCTTGACATGGGCTCGCTCTGAATTTGAGGGCCTGCTTGAGAAAACACCAGCTGAAGTTAATGCATATCTTTCAAATCCTGCTGAATACATGAATGCGATGAGAACTGCTGGTGATGCTCAGGCTAGGGATACTTTGGGACGTGTTCTTGAGTGCCTCGAGAAAGAAAAGTGCAATTCATTCCAGGATTGCATAACTTGGGCCCGTCTGAG GTTTGAGGACTACTTTGCCAATCGCGTGAAGCAGTTGTGTTACACATTTCCCGAGGACGCTGCTACTAGTACAGGAGCTCCATTCTGGTCTGCTCCAAAGAGATTTCCTCGTCCGCTCCAATTCTCCTCAACCGACCTGAGTCATATCAATTTTGTCATGGCTGCTTCTATCTTGCGTGCTGAAACATTTGGAATCCCTACTCCTGAGTGGGCTAAAACCCCAACGGGACTAGCCGATGCTGTGGAAAGAGTGATTGTTCCAGACTTTGAGCCGAGGAAAGATGCAACTATTGTGACAGACGAGAAGGCTACAACTTTGTCTACAGCTTCAATCGATGATGCAGCAATCATTGATGAACTAATCGCAAAACTAGAGCGGTGCAGGTTGAGCTTGCAGCCAGAGTTCAGGATGAAGACAATCCAGTTTGAAAAG GACGACGATACCAACTACCACATGGATATGATCGCCGGGCTAGCCAACATGAGAGCAAGGAACTACAGCGTTCCCGAGGTGGACAAGCTCAAAGCCAAGTTCATAGCCGGAAGAATCATACCTGCCATTGCAACATCAACTGCAATGGCAACAGGTTTTGTCTGCCTCGAGCTGTACAAGGTCTTAGACGGGTCACACAAAGTGGAAGACTACAGAAACACATTTGCTAACTTAGCACTTCCACTCTTCTCCATCGCTGAGCCGGTTCCACCTAAAGTGGTGAAGCACCAAGACCAAAGCTGGACTGTTTGGGACAGGTGGGTGATCAAGGGAAACCCGAGCTTAAGGGAGTTGCTAAAATGGCTAAAAGAGAAAGGACTACACGCATACAGCATATCATGCGGAAGCTGTTTACTGTTCAACAGTATGTTCCCAAGGCATAAAGAGAGGATGGACAGGAGAGTGGTGGATCTTGCAAGAGAAGTGGCTATGGTTGACTTGCCTGCTTATAGACGTCACGTGGATGTTGTGGTCGCTTGTGAGGATGAGAATGACGACGACGTTGATATCCCTCTCGTGTCAGTATACTACGGCtga
- the LOC104768844 gene encoding uncharacterized protein At3g28850-like, with product MKGMKERLVKKIKLITTVKTLKQGLALHKSNIDRTIHHLRDEIVAESGQTKGCVTPTLLELEDAEEVEQSLEEERRILLEFEENCPPGGEDSVVFYTTGLRGVRKTFEACRRVRFLLENHKVMFRERDVSMDSEFREEMWRLLGGKVTSPRLFIRGRYIGGAEEVVALNENGKLKKLLTGISQVDSPCEACENERFLICSSCNGSSKVLADHHDEETSNDKMWTRCIECNENGLVRCPLCT from the coding sequence ATGAAGGGAATGAAGGAAAGATTGgtgaagaaaatcaaactcATCACTACTGTCAAGACGTTAAAGCAAGGCTTAGCTCTTCATAAGAGTAACATTGATCGCACAATCCATCATCTAAGAGACGAAATAGTCGCTGAATCTGGTCAAACCAAAGGTTGTGTTACACCAACACTACTGGAGCTTGAAGATGCAGAGGAGGTGGAACAgagtcttgaagaagaaagaaggattcTTTTGGAGTTTGAAGAGAACTGCCCACCCGGAGGAGAAGACTCGGTTGTATTCTACACGACGGGGCTGCGAGGAGTGAGGAAAACATTCGAAGCCTGCAGAAGAGTGAGATTCTTGTTGGAGAATCACAAGGTGatgtttagagagagagatgtttctATGGATTCAGAGTTTAGAGAAGAGATGTGGAGGTTGCTTGGTGGGAAAGTTACCTCTCCGAGACTGTTCATTAGAGGTAGGTACATTGGAGGAGCAGAAGAAGTTGTGGCATTGAACGAGAACGGGAAGCTTAAAAAGCTTCTAACAGGAATCTCACAGGTTGATTCGCCTTGCGAAGCTTGCGAGAACGAACGGTTCTTGATATGTTCTAGTTGCAATGGAAGCTCGAAAGTGCTTGCGGATCATCACGATGAAGAGACTAGTAACGATAAGATGTGGACGAGATGCATAGAATGTAACGAGAATGGACTTGTGAGATGTCCTCTTTGTACGTAG
- the LOC104768845 gene encoding putative phosphatidylglycerol/phosphatidylinositol transfer protein DDB_G0282179 produces MSRIFAVIPLAIALLLIVSPVVRAIDVHYCEENAEYEIKVKEVDISPNPIAPGEPATFTISANTGREISFGKLVIEVSYFGWHVHSETHDLCTETTCPIQTGDFLVSHSQVLPGYTPPGSYSLKMKMLDAQKKELTCIQFSFDIGLRSFVAGI; encoded by the exons ATGTCGAGGATCTTCGCCGTTATTCCTCTCGCTATTGCTCTCCTCCTCATTGTTTCACCGGTTGTTCGAGCCATCGATGTCCATTACTGTG agGAGAACGCAGAGTATGAAATCAAAGTGAAAGAGGTTGATATATCGCCTAATCCTATTGCCCCAGGCGAGCCCGCTACCTTCACCATCTCTGCCAACACAG GGCGTGAGATTTCGTTTGGGAAGCTGGTGATTGAAGTTTCATACTTTGGATGGCATGTTCACTCTGAGACTCATGACCTCTGCACTGAGACAACTTGTCCTATACAGACTGGAGATTTCTTGGTTTCACACTCTCAAGTTCTTCCTGGTTATACTCCTCCT GGTTCATACTCGCTGAAAATGAAGATGCTTGATGCGCAGAAGAAGGAATTAACATGCATTCAATTCTCGTTCGACATTGGACTCAGATCATTCGTGGCTGGCATTTAG
- the LOC104768846 gene encoding putative RING-H2 finger protein ATL71, translating to MNATVVPPDSGHWLTNTDRMGGLAYGIGVSIGILMLITTITLASYYCTRSHINASPTTTPRTRRRQRETNETLQAGQEGFNFEGDDDQNDTVVVEVLGLNDEVIKSFPKLAYEEACVSYSLQRESSSTTCCSICLAEYKKKDMIRVLPDCNHLFHDKCVDPWLKLHPTCPVCRTSPLPSPAITPVADVVSFSRRPMMDI from the coding sequence ATGAACGCGACGGTGGTGCCACCTGACTCTGGCCACTGGCTAACAAACACCGATAGGATGGGTGGATTAGCTTACGGGATCGGAGTCTCCATTGGTATACTAATGCTAATTACCACAATCACCCTCGCCTCTTATTATTGCACTCGAAGCCATATCAATGCTTCTCCCACGACCACTCCGAGGACAAGACGCCGGCAAAGAGAAACCAATGAAACGTTGCAAGCTGGCCAAGAAGGGTTCAACTTCGAAGGTGACGACGACCAAAACGATACCGTTGTGGTCGAAGTCTTGGGGCTAAACGATGAGGTGATCAAGAGTTTTCCTAAGCTTGCGTACGAAGAGGCTTGTGTGAGCTACAGCTTGCAAAGGGAATCGAGTTCGACGACGTGTTGTTCTATATGTCTTGCGGAGTACAAGAAGAAGGACATGATCAGGGTTTTGCCCGATTGTAACCACTTGTTCCACGACAAGTGCGTTGACCCTTGGCTCAAGCTTCATCCGACGTGTCCCGTTTGCCGTACGTCTCCGTTACCGTCGCCGGCGATAACTCCTGTCGCTGACGTTGTTTCCTTTTCCCGCCGGCCAATGATGGATATTTGA
- the LOC104768847 gene encoding agamous-like MADS-box protein AGL80 gives MGKRKTPTTWANEKARRLSLEKRLAGLVKKTKELSILCDMRACLVVYDREVDHLEVWPAPQTAKSLFDKFYSLTDHERNMKAVDPESFIQTNIQKLEKKIADTRKAITEIEMDNLMLELSLGRQLADLSRTEVDKLLSYTGKKIMCLRKEMGSEEQLDIMSVDEASLGDATLRASNVPSAGWGGNVMETGSMYYFDQWGSADPEVQEPSDETHLPTMVTGMDLNMEPAVGDKNLGGTSKGESSKAGAGAEDHAE, from the coding sequence atggGTAAAAGAAAAACTCCGACCACATGGGCCAACGAGAAAGCCAGGAGACTCAGCCTTGAGAAGAGGCTGGCTGGTTTAGTTAAGAAGACGAAGGAGCTCTCGATACTGTGTGACATGCGAGCATGTCTCGTTGTTTACGACCGTGAAGTAGATCATCTGGAGGTGTGGCCAGCTCCTCAAACCGCGAAGTCCCTCTTCGACAAGTTTTACTCTCTAACCGACCATGAAAGGAACATGAAGGCCGTTGATCCGGAGTCATTCATCCAGACCAATATCCAAAAGCTTGAGAAGAAAATAGCCGATACTCGGAAGGCTATTACTGAGATTGAGATGGACAATCTCATGTTGGAGCTCTCCCTTGGTCGTCAACTTGCTGATCTTTCCCGTACCGAGGTTGATAAATTACTATCGTATACGGGTAAGAAGATTATGTGTTTGAGGAAAGAGATGGGTTCTGAGGAACAACTTGACATCATGAGTGTCGACGAGGCATCTCTTGGAGATGCGACCCTGAGGGCTTCGAATGTTCCGTCTGCCGGGTGGGGCGGGAACGTGATGGAGACTGGAAGTATGTATTACTTTGATCAATGGGGGTCCGCTGATCCAGAAGTCCAAGAACCTTCTGATGAGACTCATTTACCCACAATGGTCACTGGAATGGACCTAAACATGGAACCAGCTGTTGGTGATAAAAACTTGGGGGGAACCTCTAAAGGAGAGAGCAGCAAGGCTGGTGCTGGTGCTGAAGACCATGCCGAATGA